Proteins co-encoded in one Nicotiana sylvestris chromosome 7, ASM39365v2, whole genome shotgun sequence genomic window:
- the LOC104225539 gene encoding retrovirus-related Pol polyprotein from transposon TNT 1-94 isoform X1, producing the protein MKSPLVLQGLWKAIDEDFPEDMKETKKEDLKERALSAIFMSVTDSVLREIAEETSAATTWKKLEDLYSKKSLTNRLYLKKRLYNLRINEGTPVKTHLDEFNSIIMDMKNVDIKIESEDQALIVLCSLPQSYDTFADTLLYGKDSISLEDVSNALKSKELKKSFPDNRIEGEGLVIRGRTQQKDFNRKKSTARSKSRARKQNCYECEEQGHYKRDCPKLKEKRGKQKIDNSTNIVDTGNNSDDSDYVGEVCAVSASHGQNSWVLDSGDTFHMSPHKNWFATYKQMSETVYMGDDNPLPVEGVGNIKLRMFDGIIRNIECWHVPRIKEKFDFSFDFG; encoded by the coding sequence ATGAAATCGCCCCTGGTGTTACAAGGATTATGGAAAGCAATTGATGAAGATTTTCCTGAAGATATGAAAGAGACAAAGAAGGAAGACCTGAAGGAGAGGGCTTTGAGTGCGATCTTCATGAGCGTTACAGATAGCGTTCTTCGGGAAATTGCTGAAGAAACTTCTGCAGCAACGACATGGAAGAAGCTGGAAGATCTGTATTCTAAGAAATCGCTGACAAACCGACTCTACCTTAAAAAGAGGTTATACAATCTCCGTATAAACGAAGGTACACCTGTTAAAACTCACCTTGATGagtttaattcaattataatGGACATGAAGAATGTGGATATCAAAATTGAGAGTGAGGATCAGGCCTTGATTGTGTTATGTTCTTTACCACAATCTTATGATACTTTTGCCGATACACTGCTATATGGGAAAGATAGCATTTCACTAGAAGATGTTAGTAATGCACTAAAATCTAAAGAGTTGAAAAAGAGCTTTCCAGACAACAGAATTGAGGGCGAGGGTCTTGTGATTAGAGGAAGAACACAACAAAAAGACTTTAACAGGAAAAAGTCAACCGCAAGATCAAAGTCTAGAGCAAGGAAGCAAAACTGTTATGAGTGCGAGGAGCAAGGTCACTACAAGAGAGATTGTCCTAAGCTGAAGGAGAAAAGAGGGAAGCAGAAAATAGATAATTCGACAAATATTGTTGACACTGGCAATAATtctgatgatagtgattatgtagGGGAAGTTTGTGCTGTGAGTGCTAGTCATGGGCAAAATTCTTGGGTTCTTGATTCTGGTGATACTTTCCACATGAGTCCACACAAGAATTGGTTTGCAACTTACAAACAAATGAGTGAGACTGTCTATATGGGAGATGATAATCCATTACCAGTAGAGGGGGTTGGTAACATCAAATTGAGAATGTTCGACGGAATCATCAGAAACATTGAGTGTTGGCATGTTCCTCGGATTAAAGAgaaatttgatttctctttcGACTTTGGATGA